caaaaagccgggtgttggtagcgaacccctttaatcccagcactcgggaggcagaggcaggcagatctctgtgagttcgaggctagcctggtctccagagcgagtgccaggataggctccaaagctacacagagaaaccctgtctcgaaaaacaaaaacaaaaaaactcacaaaaaataataaaatcaaataagacaaagacaaaaaacagaataaaaaacatataaaaacaaaacttcttcCAAAAGCAGTTACAGCAGCTgggatgtttttaatttaatcttgTGTTTATGTGAAAAATTCTTGGTTTAAAAGATTTGCTCTTTGAAAAGATTTGTATTACTTTTGCTAAGCACTTTAATAATTTGCCTTAAATGAGAATTAGagaaaaaattaatacaaaaatgacttacttattttatttcgTATGTATGAATGCTGTGCACTACATGCCTActtggtgccttcagaggccagaagagggcattagatcccctgaaactggagctacagaccatgatgagcctccatgtgggtgctgggaattgaacctgggtgctctgcaagagcaacaagtgttcgaAGCCACAGTCATCTGTCCAGCTATTGGTAGAAATTTGACTTGACTTGAAACACCAGAAATGGTTTGATTCCTAATTAGTATGGCAGCTGATGTTATGAGTATGTCCCATTAAAAtcaacctctctctctttctctctctctctctctctctctctctctctctctctctctctctctctctctctctctctctctctctctctctctctctctctctgctctgtatATACAGGAAATTGCTACCATGACTGTCCCCATAACACCTGAATGGACATCCAAGGTTGAGAAACTTGTGTTTCCATTAATACTTGAATCGCTCTGAGGTAGTAACACACATCATTATTTAGATGCAAATCTCTCTTCCAATTTGtggtttaaaacaattttatagtaCAGCAATAGGATCATCCCTATTTGGATCAGAAGAGGACAGGATTCTGAAGAGTATAGTTGATTTCTTAAGATCTCAACAGATTAAGCCAAGGTCAAAGGCCCTTCCCACTGTTTCATGTCTCTCTGGCAGTAGAGGAAATTGAATGGAAAATTGGTTGTTAAAACCAAAATGCTCCCTTGTAAGTAAAAGTCTGTGTGCCTGGGAACCACAACTGGAGCAGACAATAGAATAGGAGAGAGGCCCATGGAAGGGAAGGTCTGAGAGCAGAGCTGACCAACTCAAAACAACGATGAGGGTGGAATGAGGAGGAAAGTCTCCCACAACAAACACATATTGAGATGTAGTTACTGCCCTGAACAATCTGTTACTCAGCTGCAGAACTCCTGTGAGGAAGGGCTGATTTCTCAGCACAGCTCTAGACTCCAGGGATCTGGCCTGCTATTATGACCTGAGAATAAGAACCCTTCccttttttgagatgaggtctcatcatataactctggctgtctagaagtctctgtgtataccagactggcctcaaacacagggagatccgcctgcctctgcttccagagtgctgggattaaaggtgtgccccgcCCTGCTCAGCTAGAGTAAAATTCTtaagtcttttcattttcatcagtCATAGCCATTCATTGTCTCATCTAAGCCTTGGATTCTCTCTTGGATGTTTCAGAGTCGTGTTGTGTAATGCATAAGAATCTGGGCCTTAAAACTAGTCCCTGGGTTCAAATTTCAGCCATGTCACTTTCCAGCTTGATGATACTCAGAAAATGATTTAGTGTTTTTGTATTTTAGTGTCTTTATTTGTATGAAGGAGATATCACATACCTCTAGAATTAACATGtgagttaaaataataaatacctaTGAGTTAAGCAGAGAGGTACACATCTGTATTTCCAAATATCCAGGAGTCTAATTACTTAAGCATgtaagttcaaaaccaacctAGTCAATGTAGTGAGACCCCACCTCAAGgcaaagaggagaaggaggaaagaaaaatggcaatGAAAACcaccacaaaagaaagaaaaaaacataaagcaCTGAGTGACTGTTACATAAATTAAATGTTAATTATTATCATTTGGACATAATGCATATTACCAAACAATTTGACAACTGGAAATTAAATCCCAGAGAAGCGAGGTGACTGTTCCAAACCAATGTGACTTTTCCATAGTCATAGAAGGTCAATGATACGGCTAAATCTTGGGCACAATTCTTTAAATCTTTTTCCTAATATATCATTAGCAAGCTGATGTGAAAAGTCTTTTCTTCTTGTGTTTCCCTCATCATGAGAATCCTCTCTCATTAACTCCAGGCACTTCAGTGAAACTGTGAGTGGCAAACACAGGAGACGAGAGGCACTGCAGGCATCCTTGCTCCATGGCCTATGGGGTGTCCTCACCCCTTCCAATTAACTTGAAAAAAGCCCTCTTGACATCCTTGTTCCGGAGGCTGTAAATAATGGGGTTAAGAAAGGCAGAAATGACATTATAGAACAATGCCAACTTCTTGTCGTCTTCTGGGGTGGCTTCAGAGCCAGGTCGCATGTACATGACCATGCATGGAATACAGAACATAGTGACCACAGTGATGTGTGAAGCACAGGTGGAGAAGGCCTTCATCCGCCCTTGGGTGGAACGAATCCTTAGAATGGCTATGAAAATACGAACGTATGATGCTAGGATGAGGGATAATGGTATCAGAAGCAAGATGAAACCCAGAATGAAGTCCACTTGGTCATTGAGGGATGTGTCTGCACAGGCCAACTTCAAGACAGCAGGGATTTCACAAAAGAAATGGTTGATCTCATTGGGGCCACAGTAGGGAAGGTTCATTGCAAAGACTGTGTAGACAAGGGCACAGATGAGACCACAGAGGGCGGAGCTTGCCACCAGGGTTATGCATAGGGTTTGGCTCATCTTAACTCCATAATGGAGTGGATAACATATAGCAACATATCTGTCATAGGCCATAGCTGCAAAAATCCAGGTCTCAGTGATGCCTAGTGTCAAGAAAATGTACATCTGGATCACACACCCAGTGTAAGAGATTGTCTTATTCTTGCTTACTAGATGAGCCAACATCTGGGGCACTGTTGTGGTAGCATAGCTGAGGTCCAGCATGGAGAGGAtactgaggaagaagtacatagGTGTGTGGAGACGTGCATCTATCCTAATCAGGGTGACAATGAGCCCATTGCCAAGGACTGTAAATaggtagaggaagaagaagaggaagaaaaggatccAATTGGTCCTGGGGTTTCTGGAGAAACCCAAGAGGATAAATTCGGTTACAGAACTGTGATTTTTCCAGCCTCGATTGTGCATGGCCTTCCttctgaggagagaagaggacatATAACTGACTCCTTTGCAATCTCCATGGGGGAATGCTATGTGAAATCCATAGATGTGGAGTTGAAGGTAAAACACCCACTTCCCCATGCCCAGAGAGTAGTCTATCTAAATTGGCCCTGCCTAGCTCTAGTTACTTAGTAGAAATTCCACTACAGACTTTTTAGATTGTCCAACTAACTATGCCTGATAAATAGCAAGGTTCAGGTGAGAAGCTGTATAAAACAAAACTCTTatttagaagaaaacacacaagTGCATGAAAAGATTGAAaaaaccccctgtatcctattggatctggtttaaagttagaactcaacaacacaaattgtagaattcctacaaactcatggaaattgaacaatgcacaactGTACCATCCCTGaggcaagaaagaaataaaaaagaaattaaagactccctagaatttaatgagaatgaagacacaacatatccaaacttatgggacactttgaaagcagtgctaagaggaaagtccacaacactaagtgcccacaagaagaaactggagaatagtcacactagagaattaacagcacaactgaaagctctagatcaaaaataagcaaacttaCCCCAGtgtagtagatgccaggaaataatcaaattgagagctgaaatcaataaagtagaaacaaagaaaacaatacaaagaatcaatgaaacacagagttggttctttgagaaaatcaataagttaaacaaacctttattcaaactaaccaaaaggcagagagagagcatgctaattaacaaaatcagaaatgaaaagggggacataacaatggacgctgaggaaatccagagaatcatcaggttatactttgaaaacctgtactccacaaaatttaaaaatttaaaggaaatggacaattttctggatagataccacttaccaaaattaaattaagaacagataaataatttaaatagacctataacccctaatgaaatagaagtagtcatcaaaagtcacccaaccaagaaaagcccagggccagatggtttcagtgcaggattctaccagaaattcaaagaacagctaataccagtactcctcaaactgctccatgaaatagaaacagaagggtcattgccaaactctttgtacaaggctacaattacattggtaaccaagccacacaaagatacaactaagaaagagaactacagaacaatatccctcatgaacatcgatgcaaaaatactcaataaaatattggcagattgaatcaaagaacacatcagagaaaccatccaccatgatcaagtaggcttcatcccagggatgcagggatggttcaacatacaaaaatctataagtgtaatcaaccatataaacaaactgaaaaataaaaaacacatgatcatctcactagatgctgaaaaagcctttgacaaaatccaacaccccttcatgataaaggtcctggaaagatcagggataacaggagcatacctaaacatgataaaagcaatatacagcaaaccaacagccaacatcaaactaaatggagagaaactcaagactattcctctaaaaccacgaacaagacaaggctgtccactctctccatatctcttcaatattgtacttgaagttctagctagagcaattagacaacaaaaggagatcaagggtatacaaattggaaaggaaaaagtcaaaatttcactacttgcagatgatatgatagtttacataagtgacccaaaaaactctaccagggaactcctacagctgataaacaccttcagcaaagtggcaggatacaagattaactcaaaaaaatcagtagctctactgtacacagatgataaatgggctgagaaagaaatcagagaaacatcatcctttacagtagtcacaaacaacataaaatatcttggggtaacactaacgaaacaagtaaaagacctgtgtATAAAAagctttgagactttaaagaaagaaattaaagaagataccaggaaatggaaagatctcccatgctcttggataggtaggatcaacatagtaaaaatggcaatcttgccaaaaacaatctacagattcaatgtgattcccaccaaaatctcaacacaattcttcacagatcttgaaagaaataCTGTAAA
This DNA window, taken from Cricetulus griseus strain 17A/GY chromosome 2, alternate assembly CriGri-PICRH-1.0, whole genome shotgun sequence, encodes the following:
- the LOC100770820 gene encoding olfactory receptor 2A5, which produces MHNRGWKNHSSVTEFILLGFSRNPRTNWILFFLFFFLYLFTVLGNGLIVTLIRIDARLHTPMYFFLSILSMLDLSYATTTVPQMLAHLVSKNKTISYTGCVIQMYIFLTLGITETWIFAAMAYDRYVAICYPLHYGVKMSQTLCITLVASSALCGLICALVYTVFAMNLPYCGPNEINHFFCEIPAVLKLACADTSLNDQVDFILGFILLLIPLSLILASYVRIFIAILRIRSTQGRMKAFSTCASHITVVTMFCIPCMVMYMRPGSEATPEDDKKLALFYNVISAFLNPIIYSLRNKDVKRAFFKLIGRGEDTP